From a region of the Sesamum indicum cultivar Zhongzhi No. 13 linkage group LG3, S_indicum_v1.0, whole genome shotgun sequence genome:
- the LOC105159414 gene encoding serine carboxypeptidase-like 42 gives MSFSEMGLRWNYAVAVVVVGLAFGGGYGFPEKDLVVRLPGQPVVKFRQFAGYVDVDVKNGRSLFYYFVEAVEDPDHKPLTLWLNGGPGCSSIGGGAFTELGPFFPKGDGRGLRINSKSWNKASNLLFVESPSGVGWSYSNTSSDYTCGDASTAIDMHIFMMEWYKKFPTFRTRDLFLTGESYAGHYIPQLAVALLDHNEHSTDLKFKIKGVAIGNPLLRLDRDVPATYEFFWSHGMISDENFLAIMNDCDFDDYAFASPHNVSQSCNDAISQANEIVGDYINNYDVILDVCYPSIVEQELRLRKMATKISVGIDVCMSYERRFYFNLPEVQKALHANRTNLPYRWTMCSSVLNYSETDGNIDMLPLLKRIVQNHIPVWIFSGDQDSVVPLLGSRTLVRELAHDLNFKITVPYGAWFHKGQVGGWATEYGNLLTFATVRGAAHMVPYAQPSRALHLFSSFVRGRRLPNTTHPPIYD, from the exons ATGAGTTTTTCTGAGATGGGATTGAGGTGGAATTACGCCGTGgcagtggtggtggtgggttTGGCGTTTGGAGGTGGTTATGGCTTCCCGGAGAAGGATCTGGTGGTGAGATTGCCTGGTCAACCGGTGGTAAAGTTTAGGCAGTTTGCAGGGTATGTGGATGTGGATGTGAAGAACGGAAGGAGTTTGTTTTACTACTTTGTGGAGGCTGTGGAAGACCCTGATCACAAGCCTCTCACTTTATGGCTTAATGGAG GCCCAGGTTGCTCATCAATTGGAGGAGGTGCATTCACCGAATTAGGTCCTTTCTTTCCCAAAGGTGACGGGCGAGGCCTCcgaataaattcaaaatcttgGAATAAAG CATCAAATCTTCTGTTTGTTGAATCCCCATCTGGTGTAGGATGGTCCTATTCAAACACAAGCTCAGACTACACCTGTGGCGATGCATCCACAG CAATCGATATGCATATATTCATGATGGAATGGTACAAGAAATTTCCAACTTTCAGAACCAGAGACCTGTTCCTGACTGGAGAAAGTTATGCAG GGCACTACATTCCACAGTTAGCTGTTGCTCTTTTGGACCACAATGAACATTCTACAGATCTCAAGTTCAAGATTAAAGGAGTTGCA ATCGGCAACCCACTTCTGAGACTTGACCGTGATGTCCCAGCAACATACGAGTTCTTCTGGTCGCATGGGATGATCTctgatgaaaattttcttgcCATTATGAACGATTGTGATTTTGATGATTATGCATTTGCTAGTCCACACAATGTGTCTCAATCCTGTAACGATGCCATATCTCAGGCAAATGAGATCGTTGGTGATTACATAAACAACTATGATGTGATTCTTGATGTATGCTATCCATCAATAGTCGAGCAAGAGCTGCGACTCAGAAAGATG GCTACGAAGATCAGCGTTGGCATAGATGTGTGCATGAGCTATGAGAGGCGGTTTTACTTCAACCTTCCTGAGGTTCAGAAGGCTCTCCATGCAAATAGGACAAATCTACCATATCGCTGGACTATGTGCAGCAG TGTCCTAAATTATAGTGAGACAGATGGAAACATCGACATGCTTCCATTGCTCAAAAGAATTGTCCAAAATCACATTCCAGTTTGGATTTTCAG TGGGGATCAAGATTCAGTTGTACCATTACTTGGTTCCCGGACACTTGTACGGGAACTAGCCCACGATCTGAACTTCAAGATTACAGTCCCATATGGAGCTTGGTTCCATAAAGGACAG GTGGGAGGTTGGGCAACTGAGTATGGGAACTTGTTAACTTTTGCAACGGTTAGAGGTGCTGCTCATATGGTACCCTATGCACAGCCGTCAAGGGCTCTGCATTTGTTCAGTTCATTTGTACGTGGCCGGAGATTGCCAAACACAACTCATCCTCCCATTTATGACTGA
- the LOC105159602 gene encoding uncharacterized protein LOC105159602: protein MVLHQHSKQSQTDNQILRDSKMSDPISSPSSTDNGPTVVIVVFISLGCIFFFGVCLFAFWFLIKRWKKKSVQETDIIRADEHLKVKEDIVKGPFGPQAVILSIEEDKHFEEETTKKEKQVEEKLMHAKTGEITATDDVEGGESSSNPGLNHAYHHHHAEYKS from the coding sequence ATGGTTCTTCATCAACATTCAAAACAATCTCAAACTGATAATCAGATTCTTAGAGACTCCAAAATGTCTGACCCCATTAGTTCACCATCATCTACTGACAATGGCCCGACTGTCGTTATAGTCGTGTTTATATCGCTCGGTTGTATTTTCTTCTTCGGCGTCTGCTTGTTTGCTTTCTGGTTCTTGATCAAGAGGTGGAAAAAGAAGTCGGTGCAAGAAACAGATATCATACGTGCCGATGAACATCTCAAGGTGAAGGAGGATATTGTAAAGGGCCCTTTTGGACCACAGGCTGTGATCCTATCCATAGAAGAAGATAAGCATTTTGAAGAAGAGACCACCAAGAAGGAGAAGCAGGTGGAAGAAAAACTCATGCATGCAAAAACTGGAGAAATCACTGCAACTGATGATGTTGAGGGTGGAGAATCCTCCTCAAATCCTGGTCTTAACCATgcttatcatcatcatcatgcaGAGTACAAGTCCTGA
- the LOC105159416 gene encoding maltose excess protein 1-like, chloroplastic, which yields MASTLVLSNKLPLHRFQPSSRLSSNSDPRNLESVSCFGTHLRHGISNKLHLKEVVFSGQSVCSYRLTAISSFRSEDGHPISQEPVQPEKNKSYEQWNSMTAKFAGAANLPFLLLQLPQIVLNTQNLLAGNKYALLAVPWLGMLTGLLGNLSLVSYFIKKMETEAVVVQTLGVISTYVVILQLAMGEAMPLPHFIVTSIVVASGLILNFMKYFNLLNPKIWHFWEDFITIAGLATLPQVMWSTFIPYVPNTVLPGVIAFVTAVFAVLMGRMGKLSEKGVKFLGLVSGWTATLLFMWMAVAQMWTNLMNPDNIKGLSAVSMLLAMIGNGLMIPRALFIRDFMWFTGSCWGSLFYGWGNLICMYCFKSISREFFLASTLGFLAWIGLTLWKDTQAHGLSSPFTSLKQLVFGP from the exons ATGGCAAGTACATTAGTGCTTTCGAATAAGTTACCGTTGCACAGATTCCAACCTTCAAGTAGACTTTCTTCCAATTCTGATCCACGAAATTTAGAATCAGTCTCCTGTTTTGGAACACACCTTCGACATGGCATCAGCAATAAACTTCACCTGAAGGAGGTGGTCTTCTCTGGCCAGTCAGTCTGTTCTTATAGGCTCACAgcaatttcttcttttagatCAGAAGACGGACATCCTATTAGTCAG GAACCAGTGCAACCGGAAAAAAACAAGAGCTATGAGCAATGGAATTCAATGACAGCAAAGTTTGCAGGAGCTGCAAATCTACCATTTCTGTTATTGCAACTGCCTCAGATTGTACTCAACACTCAGAATCTTCTGGCTGGGAATAAATATGCACTTCTGGCAGTTCCTTGGCTG GGTATGCTTACTGGATTGCTTGGGAATCTTTCTCTTGTCTCATACTTCATTAAAAAGATGGAGACCGAAGCAGTGGTGGTGCAGACATTAGGAGTGATATCCACGTATGTGGTGATATTGCAGCTGGCAATGGGTGAAGCTATGCCTCTCCCTCATTTTATTGTCACTTCGATAGTGGTCGCTTCTGGtctcattttgaattttatgaagTATTTCAATTTGCTCAACCCAAAAATCTGGCACTTTTGGGAAGACTTTATTACAATAGCTGGTCTTGCCACACTCCCACAA GTCATGTGGTCAACTTTCATCCCCTATGTCCCAAATACTGTTTTGCCTGGGGTCATCGCCTTTGTTACTGCAGTGTTTGCTGTTCTTATG gGTCGCATGGGCAAGTTGTCTGAGAAAGGCGTCAAATTTCTTGGGTTGGTATCCGGGTGGACGGCCACTCTTCTTTTCATGTGGATGGCTGTTGCACAAATG tGGACAAATCTTATGAATCCAGACAACATCAAAGGATTATCAGCTGTCTCAATGTTGCTGGCTATGATTGGCAATGGACTTATGATCCCACGTGCACTATTCATTCGGGATTTTATGTG GTTCACTGGTTCGTGTTGGGGATCCCTCTTCTATGGATGGGGGAACCTTATATGCATGTATTG CTTCAAGAGCATCAGCAGGGAGTTCTTCTTGGCTTCAACCCTCGGCTTTCTTGCCTGGATAG GGCTGACATTATGGAAAGACACACAAGCTCATGGGCTCAGTTCACCCTTCACTTCTTTGAAGCAGCTGGTTTTCGGACCTTGA
- the LOC105159417 gene encoding bidirectional sugar transporter SWEET1-like has protein sequence MGNGDALHLTFGIIGNATGLFLFLSPTVTFKRIIAKRSTEQFSGIPYVMTLLNCLLAAWYGLPFITTNNYLVSAINGVGALIESIYVLIFLIFAPKKEKAKILGLLVCILTLFSAVVLVSLFALHKEKQRKLVCGFASTIFSIIMYASPLSVMRVVIKTKSVEYMPFLLSLFVFLCGCCWLVYGLIGKDIFLIVPNGFGTVLGTMQLILYTIYYKNEGEAKKPTMDGSLEMGLNNPYQLEKQPNCS, from the exons ATGGGTAACGGAGACGCCTTGCATTTGACGTTTGGGATTATTG GAAATGCTACTGGTTTGTTTCTGTTCCTATCTCCAAC CGTTACGTTTAAGAGGATCATTGCGAAGAGATCTACTGAACAATTCTCCGGCATACCTTATGTCATGACATTGCTCAATTGCTTGCTCGCCGCCTG GTATGGTCTGCCTTTTATCACAACAAACAACTATTTAGTGTCTGCTATAAATGGAGTTGGTGCATTGATTGAGTCAATTTATGTACTGATTTTCCTCATATTTGCACCTAAGAAGGAGAAGGCCAAGATTCTTGGTCTTCTTGTCTGCATTCTTACACTATTCTCAGCTGTTGTCTTAGTTTCTCTTTTTGCCTTACACAAAGAGAAGCAAAGAAAGTTGGTTTGTGGTTTTGCTTCCACAATATTCTCCATCATAATGTATGCTTCTCCTTTATCAGTCATG AGGGTGGTGATCAAGACCAAGAGCGTTGAGTACATGCCCTTCTTATTATCATTGTTTGTGTTCCTCTGTGGTTGTTGTTGGTTGGTATATGGATTAATCGGGAAGGACATTTTTCTAATT GTGCCTAATGGATTTGGGACTGTACTAGGAACAATGCAGCTAATTTTATACACCATTTACTACAAAAATGAAGGTGAAGCCAAGAAACCAACCATGGATGGATCCCTGGAAATGGGACTGAACAATCCTTATCAGCTTGAGAAGCAACCTAATTGTTCATAA
- the LOC105159418 gene encoding psbP domain-containing protein 4, chloroplastic → MGTVVQSISGLSWRNNRQIVASQGLVSQSAQEKAQSRIRASAGSTQNWCCTVENEEFSGLMSRRAAMASGVALVSSAVVGFPGDGLALVKQGLLAGRIPGLSEPDEQGWRTYRRPDEKSGGHGVGWSPIIPYLFSVPQDWEEVPVSIADLGGTEIDLRFASPKEGRIFVIVAPVLRFADNLGDNATIEQIGTPEKVINAFGPEVIGENVEGKVLSAEVAEHSGRKYYQFELEPPHVLITATAAGNRLYLFSVTGNGLQWKKHYKDLKRIAGSFRVI, encoded by the exons ATGGGCACGGTTGTTCAATCCATTTCTGGCCTTTCTTGGAGGAACAACAGGCAGATTGTTGCATCTCAAGGCCTGGTTTCTCAATCTGCACAAGAGAAAGCTCAATCAAGAATCAGGGCATCTGCAGGCTCAACACAAAATTGGTGTTGTACTGTGGAAAATGAGGAATTTTCAGGCCTGATGAGTAGAAGGGCAGCTATGGCATCTGGGGTTGCTTTAGTTTCATCTGCCGTTGTTGGATTTCCAGGAGATGGATTGGCACTAGTGAAACAAGGTCTTCTGGCGGGGAGAATTCCTGGCCTGTCTGAACCTGATGAACAAG GTTGGAGAACATACCGAAGACCAGACGAGAAGTCGGGCGGTCACGGTGTTGGGTGGAGTCCCATCATTCCATATTTGTTTTCTGTGCCTCAGGACTGGGAAGAG GTTCCTGTGTCAATTGCTGACTTGGGAGGCACAGAGATTGATTTGAGATTTGCCAGCCCGAAAGAAGGACGCATATTTGTGATTGTTGCTCCAGTTCTAAGATTTGCGGATA ATCTTGGTGATAATGCTACAATAGAACAAATAGGGACTCCAGAGAAAGTGATTAATGCATTTGGGCCGGAGGTGATCGGGGAGAATGTAGAAGGAAAGGTTTTAAGTGCTGAAGTAGCAGAACACTCGGGAAGGAAATATTATCAGTTCGAGTTAGAGCCACCTCATGTTCTGATCACAGCAACAGCAGCAGGAAATCGGCTCTACTTGTTCAGTGTTACTGGAAATG GTCTTCAATGGAAGAAGCATTACAAGGATTTGAAAAGGATAGCCGGCTCTTTTCGGGTCATCTAA
- the LOC105159419 gene encoding auxin efflux carrier component 6 translates to MISGDDFYKVMCAMVPLYFAMLVAYASVKWWKIFSAEQCSGINRFVAIFAVPVLSFHFISQNNPYQMDTKFILADTLSKAFVLSLLSIWCIYKGQLDWLITLFSISTLPNTLVMGIPLLNAMYGEFTQSLMVQLVVLQCIIWYTLLLFLFEYRAATILIQTQFPGPTAAAITKFHIDNDVISLDGRDPLCTDSEIDNNGRIHVRIRRSTSSAPPSSSMGLTPRASNLSNAEIFSINTPHEFGFAHQPVSPQLSGYASSDAYSLQPTPRASNFNELDLTAMSPTTGKVFRQPSPAVKMVWESPVEGQGFRDDVGDKDLSFRDCSKIEVEKGISRNNEEQEMPHALVMLRLILIMVGRKLSRNPNTYSSVLGLLWSLISFKWKVGMPSILKYSITIISDAGLGMAMFSLGLFMALQPRIIVCGTKMAMISMAIRFIVGPTVMSTASVAVGLRGAHLHAAIVQAALPQGIVPFVFAREYGLHPDILSTGVIFGMLVSLPVTLLYYILLGL, encoded by the exons ATGATAAGTGGAGATGATTTCTATAAAGTAATGTGCGCGATGGTGCCCCTTTACTTTGCAATGCTGGTGGCCTACGCGTCTGTGAAATGGTGGAAGATCTTTTCGGCGGAGCAATGCTCCGGCATCAACCGCTTCGTGGCGATCTTTGCCGTCCCGGTTCTGTCCTTCCACTTCATCTCTCAGAACAATCCGTACCAGATGGACACTAAGTTCATATTGGCCGACACTCTGTCCAAAGCCTTCGTCCTCAGCTTGCTCTCCATTTGGTGCATCTACAAAGGGCAGTTGGATTGGCTCATCactcttttctcaatttctacTTTGCCCAACACTCTGGTTATGGGCATCCCTTTGCTCAATGCTATGTATGGCGAGTTCACGCAGAGCCTCATGGTTCAACTAGTTGTCCTCCAATGCATTATCTG GTACACGCTACTACTCTTCCTCTTTGAATACAGAGCAGCCACCATTCTGATCCAAACCCAATTTCCCGGTCCAACCGCTGCCGCCATAACCAAATTCCACATAGACAATGATGTCATCTCACTCGACGGCCGTGACCCGCTTTGCACCGACTCCGAGATCGACAACAATGGCCGCATCCATGTCCGCATCCGACGCTCCACATCATCGGCACCTCCGTCGTCCTCCATGGGGCTCACCCCCAGAGCATCAAATCTATCAAATGCTGAAATCTTCTCCATCAACACGCCCCACGAATTCGGGTTCGCGCACCAACCTGTTAGTCCCCAGCTCTCGGGCTACGCCTCATCGGATGCGTACTCGCTGCAACCTACGCCAAGGGCTTCGAACTTCAACGAATTGGACTTGACCGCCATGAGTCCCACAACGGGGAAGGTCTTCCGGCAGCCGTCTCCGGCGGTCAAAATGGTCTGGGAGTCGCCGGTGGAGGGACAAGGATTCAGAGATGATGTTGGCG atAAGGATCTTAGCTTCAGAGACTGCTCAAAGATTGAAGTGGAAAAgggaatttcaagaaataatgaagaacaagaaatgCCACATGCTCTTGTGATGCTAAGGCTTATTCTGATCATGGTTGGAAGGAAGCTTTCACGTAATCCAAACACCTATTCCAGCGTCTTAGGCCTTTTATGGTCTCTAATCTCATTTAA ATGGAAAGTGGGGATGCCTAGCATACTCAAATACTCCATCACGATCATTTCTGATGCAGGACTTGGAATGGCCATGTTTAGCTtgg GACTGTTCATGGCACTTCAGCCTCGAATAATAGTTTGTGGCACAAAAATGGCGATGATATCTATGGCCATTCGATTCATCGTTGGCCCCACCGTAATGTCTACTGCATCCGTTGCCGTAGGTCTCAGAGGAGCGCACCTCCATGCAGCCATAGTTCAG GCAGCTCTTCCCCAAGGGATTGTTCCGTTTGTATTTGCAAGAGAATACGGACTACATCCCGATATATTGAGCACAGG GGTCATATTTGGCATGTTGGTGTCATTACCAGTAACACTTCTCTACTACATATTGCTGGGCTTATGA
- the LOC105159420 gene encoding alcohol dehydrogenase 1 — protein MSGTQGQVIKCKAAVSWEAGKPLVIEEVEVAPPQKMEVRLKILFTSLCHTDVYFWEAKGQTPLFPRIFGHEAGAIVESVGEGVTELQPGDHVLPVFTGECKECRHCKSSESNMCDLLRINTDRGVMIGDGKTRFSKDGKPIYHFLGTSTFSEYTVVHVGCVAKINPAAPLDKVCVLSCGISTGLGATLNVAKPTKGSTVAVFGLGAVGLAAAEGARISGASRIIGIDLNPNRFEQAKKFGVTEFVNPKDHDKPVQEVLAEMTDGGVDRSVECTGNVNAMISAFECVHDGWGVAVLVGVPNKDDAFKTHPVNVLNERTLKGTFFGNYKPRSDIPGVVEKYMNKELELEKFVTHRVGFSEINKAFEYMMKGEGLRCIISMDN, from the exons ATGTCTGGCACTCAGGGTCAGGTCATCAAATGCAAAG CCGCCGTGTCATGGGAAGCGGGGAAGCCTCTGGTGATTGAAGAAGTGGAGGTGGCGCCGCCGCAGAAAATGGAAGTTCGTTTGAAGATTCTTTTCACCTCCCTTTGCCACACTGATGTTTACTTCTGGGAAGCCAAG GGACAAACACCCCTGTTTCCTCGCATATTTGGACATGAAGCTGGAGC AATCGTAGAGAGCGTAGGTGAAGGCGTCACCGAACTCCAACCTGGTGACCATGTTCTTCCGGTGTTCACCGGCGAGTGCAAGGAGTGCCGTCACTGTAAATCATCGGAGAGCAACATGTGTGACCTTCTGAGGATAAACACAGACAGGGGGGTCATGATCGGTGATGGCAAGACGAGGTTTTCCAAGGATGGGAAACCAATTTACCATTTTCTTGGAACTTCAACCTTCAGCGAGTACACCGTTGTCCATGTTGGCTGTGTTGCCAAGATTAATCCAGCAGCCCCACTGGATAAAGTTTGTGTCCTCAGCTGTGGGATATCCACAG GACTTGGTGCTACTCTAAATGTCGCCAAACCGACCAAGGGTTCAACCGTTGCTGTCTTTGGGTTGGGGGCCGTGGGCCTTGCT gCTGCTGAAGGGGCTCGGATTTCTGGGGCTTCAAGAATCATCGGCATTGATTTAAACCCTAATCGTTTCGAACAAG CAAAGAAGTTTGGCGTAACAGAGTTTGTGAACCCAAAGGATCATGACAAGCCTGTTCAAGAG GTGCTAGCTGAGATGACTGATGGTGGAGTGGACCGCAGCGTCGAGTGCACTGGCAACGTCAATGCAATGATATCCGCATTCGAATGCGTTCACGAT GGTTGGGGCGTGGCCGTGCTCGTTGGAGTACCGAACAAAGACGATGCGTTCAAAACTCATCCGGTCAATGTGCTGAACGAGAGGACTCTCAAAGGCACCTTCTTCGGCAACTATAAACCCCGCAGCGACATCCCGGGAGTGGTTGAGAAGTACATGAACAAG GAGCTGGAGCTGGAGAAATTCGTGACGCACAGAGTTGGTTTCTCGGAGATCAACAAGGCATTCGAGTACATGATGAAAGGCGAGGGCCTCCGCTGCATCATCTCCATGGATAATTGA
- the LOC105159421 gene encoding stearoyl-[acyl-carrier-protein] 9-desaturase 6, chloroplastic yields the protein MQSSAFTHIATAQLAWAPRGGGAAATRRVPPSSAVAAPLRHRQITHSMPPEKVEVFKSLESWASKSVLPLLKPVDKCWQPTEFLPDPTRPISDFMDEVRVLRDRASELPDEYFVVLVGDMITEDALPTYQTMINTLDGVRDETGASPNPWASWTRGWTAEENRHGDLLRTYLYLSGRVDMLMIERTVQYLIGAGMDPGTENNPYLGFVYTSFQERATAVSHGNTARLAKEGGDPVLAQICGTIAADEKRHENAYARIVEKLLEVDPNGAMIAVGDMMRKKITMPAHLMYDGQDPHLFEHFSAVAQRMGVYTADDYADILEFLIGRWRLEKLDGLKGDGRQAQEFVCGLPQRIRKLQERADERAKKMKPKGQRFSWIFNREVVV from the exons ATGCAATCATCAGCATTCACCCACATCGCCACCGCCCAACTTGCATGGGCACCACGTGGTGGCGGCGCCGCCGCTACCCGGAGGGTGCCACCTTCCTCCGCCGTGGCTGCACCTCTCCGCCACCGCCAGATCACCCACTCAATGCCGCCGGAGAAGGTTGAAGTATTCAAGTCACTCGAGTCATGGGCGTCCAAGAGTGTGCTTCCTCTCCTCAAGCCCGTAGACAAATGCTGGCAGCCCACCGAGTTCCTTCCTGACCCGACCCGACCCATTAGTGACTTCATGGATGAAGTTCGGGTCCTGCGGGATCGGGCCTCTGAGCTTCCCGACGAGTACTTCGTGGTGTTGGTGGGGGATATGATTACCGAGGATGCATTGCCAACTTACCAGACTATGATTAATACTCTTGATGGTGTCCGGGATGAGACTGGAGCAAGCCCGAACCCGTGGGCTTCTTGGACTCGAGGCTGGACTGCGGAGGAGAACAGACATGGAGATCTGCTTAGGACTTATCTGTATCTTTCGGGCCGGGTTGACATGTTGATGATTGAGAGGACAGTGCAATACCTCATTGGGGCTGGAATG GACCCGGGGACAGAAAACAATCCTTATTTGGGCTTCGTGTACACTTCATTCCAAGAACGAGCCACAGCCGTATCCCACGGGAATACGGCTCGGCTAGCCAAAGAAGGCGGGGATCCTGTGCTTGCACAAATATGCGGTACCATTGCGGCCGACGAGAAGCGCCACGAAAATGCGTACGCGAGAATTGTAGAGAAACTACTTGAAGTGGACCCTAATGGAGCAATGATAGCCGTAGGCGACATGATGAGGAAGAAAATCACGATGCCGGCTCACCTGATGTACGACGGTCAGGACCCACATCTCTTCGAACATTTCTCAGCCGTGGCCCAGCGGATGGGGGTTTACACGGCTGATGATTACGCGGACATTCTGGAGTTCCTGATCGGAAGGTGGAGGCTGGAGAAGCTGGACGGACTAAAAGGCGATGGGAGACAAGCGCAGGAGTTCGTGTGTGGACTGCCGCAGAGGATCCGGAAACTGCAGGAGCGAGCCGATGAACGAGCCAAGAAGATGAAGCCAAAGGGACAGAGATTCAGCTGGATCTTTAACAGGGAAGTAGTTGTGTAG